The Scomber japonicus isolate fScoJap1 chromosome 9, fScoJap1.pri, whole genome shotgun sequence genome includes a region encoding these proteins:
- the pheta1 gene encoding sesquipedalian-1 translates to MKLNERSVAHYATCDSPPDKTGFLFKKGERNTAYHRRWFVLKGNMLFYFEERDSREPIGVIVLEGCTVELCESAEEFAFAIKFDCAKARVYKMAAENQAAMESWVKALSRASFDYMRLVVKELERQLEEIHEAAGGGCGGVGVGSLQGRQKSSRRGQVSRSRSGASSSSSSSSSLSSSSSSATPMVIPFSAHKNVQDEVQLMSGCSKENGVAWSKPQVALANGFVEGASSLVAWEASADSGNSSVIGYGGDGVRAPPVPPRRRGASLESPVSPGTGCFSKLHDWYGREVEELRVQWLESK, encoded by the coding sequence ATGAAGCTGAACGAACGCAGCGTGGCGCACTACGCCACCTGTGACTCCCCGCCAGACAAGACCGGCTTCCTGTTCAAAAAGGGTGAGCGCAACACGGCTTATCACCGTCGCTGGTTCGTCCTTAAGGGCAACATGCTCTTCTACTTTGAGGAGCGCGACAGCCGCGAACCGATCGGTGTCATCGTGCTTGAAGGATGCACAGTGGAGCTGTGTGAGTCAGCTGAGGAGTTCGCCTTTGCCATTAAGTTTGATTGTGCCAAAGCTCGGGTGTACAAGATGGCTGCTGAGAACCAGGCGGCCATGGAGTCGTGGGTGAAAGCGTTGTCAAGGGCCAGCTTTGACTACATGAGGCTGGTGGTGAAGGAGCTGGAGAGGCAGCTGGAGGAGATTCACGAGGCTGCAGGAGGTGGTTGTGGTGGGGTGGGAGTAGGCAGCCTGCAGGGCAGGCAAAAGTCCTCCAGGCGAGGCCAGGTGTCAAGATCAAGGTCTGGAgcatcctcttcttcatcatcgtcatcttccttgtcatcatcatcatcaagtgCCACTCCCATGGTAATCCCCTTCTCTGCTCACAAGAATGTCCAGGATGAGGTCCAGCTCATGTCTGGGTGTTCCAAGGAGAACGGCGTTGCATGGAGCAAACCACAAGTGGCCTTGGCTAATGGCTTTGTCGAGGGAGCGTCCTCCTTGGTGGCCTGGGAAGCCAGTGCAGACTCTGGGAACAGCAGTGTGATTGGTTATGGGGGTGATGGGGTGCGGGCTCCACCAGTGCCACCCAGGAGAAGAGGAGCATCTCTGGAGAGCCCTGTCTCCCCTGGCACTGGGTGCTTCTCCAAGCTCCATGACTGGTATGGCAGAGAGGTGGAGGAACTGAGAGTGCAGTGGCTTGAGAGCAAGTAA